Proteins encoded by one window of Haematobia irritans isolate KBUSLIRL chromosome 2, ASM5000362v1, whole genome shotgun sequence:
- the LOC142224006 gene encoding uncharacterized protein LOC142224006: MENTSCFADDLENFEVIMDQSDDDTACPLDMSAVERALLEEPMAIPSPAIPEVQLSPQEIESPPPVVVDEPVVAPAVVEATDVGRTPAQLVCRVCGGRHALRRCRKFLSLSIEKRIRMVVRHRYCYRCLAQTHQSKDCPSRRRCPSCSGDHNVLLHAAAVAPRIEHGSSRSAQRIRSGSHTNRPSDLAVARSYSDFGGVGVLPLQNVVTLAPSLVVRVSPHGVSVPVRAVIDNCARQSQICRSMVENLGLPVTNIEGVQFCRLTVSSAYDPEQRLTFTARVHDLGRVLTPAEAVPERIKESFLGLPLADPQFYRVGRVAIVFGPEVYGRIITHRVYTSPGLPVAHYTIFGWVLSGLCNC, from the coding sequence ATGGAAAATACCTCGTGCTTCGCTGACGACTTGGAAAATTTCGAGGTTATTATGGATCAATCGGATGATGATACTGCGTGCCCCCTTGATATGTCGGCGGTCGAACGGGCATTGTTGGAGGAGCCGATGGCGATACCGTCGCCTGCCATTCCGGAGGTTCAGCTATCGCCCCAAGAAATTGAGAGTCCACCTCCGGTAGTTGTGGATGAGCCCGTGGTGGCGCCTGCTGTAGTAGAGGCTACTGATGTTGGTCGAACTCCTGCTCAATTGGTTTGCAGGGTTTGTGGAGGTCGTCACGCATTGCGGCGGTGTCGGAAGTTCCTCTCTCTTTCGATTGAGAAGAGGATACGTATGGTGGTACGACATCGCTATTGCTACAGATGTCTAGCACAGACCCACCAGTCGAAGGATTGTCCTAGCCGGCGTAGGTGCCCCAGTTGCTCCGGGGACCACAATGTTTTGTTACACGCTGCGGCTGTGGCGCCTCGAATTGAACATGGGAGCTCGAGGTCTGCTCAGCGGATTCGTAGTGGGAGCCATACGAATCGTCCGTCCGATCTTGCTGTGGCACGGTCATATTCCGATTTTGGCGGCGTCGGAGTTCTGCCTCTGCAGAATGTCGTTACTCTGGCGCCCAGCCTCGTAGTCCGCGTGTCCCCCCATGGTGTGTCCGTTCCGGTCCGTGCAGTAATCGACAACTGCGCGCGCCAAAGCCAAATCTGTCGTTCTATGGTCGAGAACTTAGGGCTACCGGTTACAAATATTGAGGGGGTCCAATTTTGCCGGTTGACAGTATCGTCCGCTTATGATCCAGAGCAGCGACTGACGTTTACTGCTCGTGTGCACGATCTAGGTCGTGTGTTGACCCCCGCCGAAGCCGTGCCAGAACGGATCAAGGAATCCTTTTTGGGATTACCTTTGGCAGATCCGCAATTTTACCGAGTGGGACGGGTTGCGATCGTTTTTGGTCCTGAGGTGTATGGGCGAATCATAACACATAGGGTGTATACGTCGCCCGGTCTCCCGGTGGCTCATTATACAATCTTCGGTTGGGTTCTGTCCGGGTTGTGTAACTGCTAG